In the Sulfurovum sp. UBA12169 genome, GTTCTCAAAGACAATGCCTATGGTCACGGGATAGAAGAGATGGCTGCACTTAGCCGGGCTTACGGCATCAAACATGCAGTGGTAAAAAATTATAAAGAGGCACAGAAGATTAAAACATTATTTGATACTGTTTTGATACTTGGCGGAGAATTTAATGAAGACGAAACATGTTCTTTTGCACTTAACGGCCTGGAGCAGATCAAAAAAGTACCCTCGGGAGTCAGGGTGGAGCTCAAAGTGGATACGGGGATGCACCGAAATGGTATTGCACCCGATGAACTTGATGCGGCATTGGATCTCATAAGACAAAGAGGTTTGAACCTTGTCGGTGTGATGACGCATTACCGCAGCGCCGACATACTCAGTTCGGAACTTTTTTGGCAGCAGAAATGTTTTGAGAACGTGAAACAAAAAGTCAAAGAAGCCGGATTTTCGACTGTCAGATTCCATTCTCACAATTCGGCAACCATTTTTCGTACCCACAGTTTTGATGAAGATTTGGTGCGTGTAGGGATCGGCGCATACGGATACAATGAGCTTCCTGATATCTATGGAAAGATAGATCTCAAGCCCGTACTTTCTCTTTATGCCAAAAAAGTCTCTCCAAGGGTTTTGCGATCAGGCGAAAGGGTCGGATACGGGGGAGATTTTAAAGCCTCCAAAACGACGAAGATCTCAACTTACGATCTGGGCTATGGAGACGGTTGGCGCAGGGGAGAGAGTAAAAAACCTTATATTACCGGCGAAGGCGTGCCTATACTTGGCCGCGTTTCGATGGATTTTCTCTCTTTGGCAACCGATAAAGATGAGGTGTGCATCATGAATGACGCACAAAAAGCGGCGCGGTATTTTGGAACGATCAGCTATGAGATGACAACCGCTTTGTCAGCTGATATACCAAGAAGCGTATTGGATCAATAATGCCCAAAAAAANNNNNNNNNNNNNNNNNNNNNNNNNNNNNNNNNNNNNNNNNNNNNNNNNNNNNNNNNNNNNNNNNNNNATATACGGCATGTGATTTTCAGTAAAGAATGGATGGTGCATGCCGGAAGCCAGCTTGGCCAAAAAGAAAGTCAAGGTCGCAAAGAAATTGTCTCTAAGCAGTTTTTGAGAGAGATTAGACCACTCATACAGCCGATTATTGCTGAGATATATCATCGCTTGGGCTTGGATTATTTTGGTATAGATTGCAGTATTGACAAAGAGATGAATCTTTTGGTTTTTGAGATCAATGCCAATATGAACGTTTTTATCCAAACAAAAAATTCTCTCTTTGCAAAGCATATCGAAATGATTCGTACGGCCTTGATTAAAATGCTGATGAAAAATGAGAAATGAATATGATACAAATTGGCATAGAGCACGAGTTTGTCTTTAAAGATAACAAGGGAAATTATATAGATTTTGAAACGGCGGATTGTTCTGTATTTCAAAAAATGGCTAATGATTTTCCTTATAGTGAAGGTAATGATGCGGTTTTTGAATGTAAGTCATTGGAGAAGCGGCCTAAACGATGTTATGTCGAAGGGTTTGAGCGTTATAACCTTTCGGGAGAAGTCACCAAAACTATTCCAAAAGGGCTCGAGATCAGAACACTGCCTCATGAAAATGCAGATGATGTCATCAATGATTTTGTTGAGTCCTATACATATACCATGAAGATCGCAAACAAGTTTGGTTTTTCTCCTTTGTTGACAAGCATGCATCCTTTTAAGACAGCCGTTGTTATGAAAGAGTCATTTAATGATACCGAGATTGCTTTGCGTACAGAGGAACAGTTGGCTGTTGCAACCAATGCACTGTTGTGGCACGGCCTTCATGTGAATGTATCCATGAGCCATCTTTCAAGAGAAGAGATGACAGACCTTGTGCAAAAGGTAAACTATTATACTCCCTATATCATCCCTTTTAGTTTTTCATCACCTTTTTATAGCGGAAGGGCATTTGAGGGATTGTCGTGCAGGGCTTACCTAAAAGCCAAAACAAGAAAGACGGTTGAACTGCAAAACAGAAACGGAGTTGATGTGCTTGAGTTTAGAGGGTATGATTCTTGCGGTGATGCTGCACTACTCAAATCGTTAATTTTGCTTTTTAAGGGGTTGCTTTTGGATGAAACGTTAAAAAAACGCGCAGTGTTTCAAGATCCCGAAATGTTGGAGCGGTGCGCACTTAAAGGTTTTGAAGATGAGACGATTAGGCAAGAAACATTGTATATTTTGCAAGCAGTAAAAAATACGATGAAGGAAGAAAAAAACACATGGGAGTACCTTCAAAAAATGCTTCTGGCCAATGATTCTTATGCAGCGAGGATGAAACAGGATTATCAAAAAACAGGCGATATCATGCAGTGTATTTCAAACAGATATTGCTATGGCGTACAATAAATAGAACTAAAGAAAGAGGATCAATAATGCCCAAAAAAACCATCCTATTCATAGACGGCATACCCGATGATCGAAAAGTAAGAGTGCGCAAGATCGAGCAAGACGGAACTCTTAGATGGCGGGGCAGCGGCAGTGCCAATCTGGTCAGCTTTCTTCAAAGCGATCTCTTTGGCCGCTCCAATATCGTGTTTGATACCAACCGTGATCAAGAACTCCCCAAGCAAATGATCCACGCCGTGTTCAATCAAATCTCTGATCCCGACACCCACAAGATCACACTGCAAAAAGCAGACGAATTTTACAAGCACATCCCAAAGCACATCCCTTTTTTCAATATCCCTTCTCAAGTGATGAAAACCACACGCGACAATATCTATAGGCTGCTGCAAGGCATTGACAAGCTTCATGTTCCCAAGACAGTAAAAATTCAGCCAAAATCACCCGCAGATATCTATGAGGTGATCAAAAAAGAAGGTTTCAGCTTTCCTGTAATCTTCAGGCAGGCAGGCGATCATGGAGGTATCAGTACGATCAGAGTGAATGATGAAACAGAACAGTTCTATGCCTTTGCGCTGGATGGAAGAGACTACTACCTGACACAGTTTGTAGAGTATGCCAACGAAGAGGGCATCTATGCCAAATACCGATTGGTCGTTGTGGACGGCGAAGTGTATATACGGCATGTGATTTTCAGCGACAGCTGGATCATCCACAGCGAGAGCAGAACTTTTATGGAAAGAAATAAACACTATCAGCAAGCAGAAAAAGACACTTTCAAAACATTTGACAAACAGATCAAACCAAAGATTCAGCCTATGATCAAAGAGGTTTACGACAGGGTAAAGCTTGATTATTTTGGGATTGATTGTGCGATCGATGAGGCATTTGATGTGATCTTATTTGAAGCCAACGCCAATATGAATATCCTTCTTAACAACGCCAAAAGCAAAGATAACATATGGACCAAACAGATCGATATGATTATTCGAGCTATTATCAAGATGATCCTAAAGAGGTAAAAGATGCAATTTAGCATACAGCCCGCCAAGCCCGGCGACTTTGAACAAATCCTTGCAGTACTTAAACCGTGGAATATGCATCATATCCCTTCACCTGAAATGGAGATGATCGATTTTGATACTTTTTTTGTCGCAAAGATGGACGGCAAAATCGTAGGCGTATCGGGGTATAAGATGCTTTCTAAAGAGGAAGGCAAAACCACTCTTTTGGCGGTCTATCCGGAGTTTCAAGGCTCCGGCATCGGCAAGGCGCTGCAAGATAAGCGGCTTGAAGCGATGCACCAAGCAGGCATCAAAAGTGTCACTACCAATGCAGACCGCCATGATATTATCATATGGTACAAAAAGCATTACGGCTACAAAGAGATCGGCAAGATAAAAAAGGTTGCCTCTTTTGGGTTAGACGATGTGAAAGAGTGGACGACTTTGCAGATGGATGTGAAAGCATATTTTGTGCATAAAAAAGAAAAAGAAACAAACAAGCAGCGCTATATCCTCCAAAACGATCCTTATCCGCTCTCTCCTTATCCGCCGCTGATCATCAATGCCTGTCTTACCGGTATGGTGCCGACAAAAATGAGTACACGGTATGTGCCTATCAGTGTCGATGAGATCGTTCAAGATGCTATCAGGGTGTATGATGCGGGGGCCAGGATCGTGCATTTGCATGCGAGGGATAAAGAGGGAAAACCTGCCCATGAAGCGCGTTACTATGAAGAGATGATCACCGCCATTCGCCAAGAGCGGCCTGAACTTATCTGCTGCGTGACTACTTCAGGACGCAATATTAAAGGGATAAAAGAGCGTTCACAAGCACTTTACCTAAGCGGCAAGGCAAAACCTGATATGGCAAGCCTGACGCTGGGCTCTTTAAATTTTCTAAGCGGTCCGAGCATCAATGCGCTAGATACCATCCAAGAACTTGCCATGATCATGAAAGAGCAGGGTATCAAGCCTGAGCTGGAAGTGTTTGATGCAGGGATGATCAATGTCGCCAAATACCTTGAACGCCACAACATGATAGAGGGCAAAAAGTATTTTAATCTTTTGCTGGGCAATATCAACACCGCGCCTGCCACGATCGGGGATCTTGCGCATCTTTCGGGCGCTTTGCCTGCTGATTCTGTCTGGGCTGCTGCGGGGTTGGGGGGATTTCAGCTGCCGATGAATGTTGCAGGCATCGTTGCGGGGGGACATGTGAGGGTGGGCATAGAGGATGCCGTCTATTATGACTATAAGCAAACCGTATCGGCAAGCAATGCAGAACTGGTCAGCCGCATCGTACGCATCGCCGATGAATTGCAAAGGCCTATCGCCACGGCAAGCCAGACAAGAACAATGCTGGGAATTTGATGATTTTTATTTTAAAAAAGGTGTTTGAAAAAATAAGATAAAAAAGACTCCGCCAGGCGTGAAGCCTGAGGGATAAAAAAGTTAGAATTTGTAGCTTAAGCCAAGGTTGACCGTATAAATTGAATGTTCCCAATTATATACATAATCATAGTCCCCGCTTTCTTGAGTGTAAGAACCGTCTTCGCCGTTGCAAAGCTGTACATAGTCAAGGAACAAAGAAACATTCTCTGTGATGCCATAAGAAGCACCAAGTCCCCATTGGAAACCGTTTTCATCTAGCGCAGTATCACCCCAATACTCATCATCTGACTCTACATTACCGTATCCCAGCAATGCATAGACATTTAGCGCTTCGGTGACAGGGTACATCGGTTTGACATAGATTCCCCATGCCTCAAACTCACCGTCGCTCCATTCTCCATTATCCTGTGTTTCTTGATCTGGATATCTATACCAATAATCTTGAGATCTTTGAGAGATGGAGTTCCAGTATCTTCCCTCTATCGCAACGTACTGGTTGAATTGGTATCCTGCCTGAAGCATAAATGCATCATAGTCCCTGTCATACGTTCCGCCCCATTGATAATAAAGCTCATCATAGTGATACTCATCTGCTTGGTAATCCATTTCTGAATTCACAAAACTGTATGCACCACCGATATAAAACCCGCTGTCGCTTACTGCTACCGGCGCTTCTACTTCAACTACCGGTTCTACCGGCGCCTCGATGTCTCCGCCCGCCATGGCAAATGTTCCCATTGCCACTACTGCTGCCAGTGAAAGTGTAAATCTTTTCATCATGTGTTCTCCCTGTTAAATAAAATTGAACTACATGATAGCCTATAACTGCTTAAAATATTTTATGTAGAGAGATGTTAAAAATTATTTTGATGAATTTTTGAGATTTTTTGATTGCCAAGACAGACAGATAAAGATTTATAACTATGAGTCTATGGGGCTTGGTTGAGCCCCATACAGTATGTTAGACAAAAGGTTAAAATTTATAGGTTAAACCGACGTTGATCGTATAGACGGTATCTTCCCAGCTCTCTTCACCAATATAGTCATACTCTTCCCATGATTCTGAGCTGTCCGCATCACAAAGCTGCACGTAGTCTGCAAATACGGAAATTTTGTCAGTCAATGCATACGAAGCACCAAGACCCCATTGGAAGCCGTTTTCATCTACAAAGTCGTCATGCCATTCATTACTTAGCGTTACGTTACCGTACCCCAGCAAGGCATACACATCCAACTCTTCCGTGACAGGGTACATCGGCTTGACATAGATCCCCCATGCTTCAAAGTCAAAATCCCCATCCGATCCGCTATCGTGACCTGAATAAGGATCATCGTTGTATGTTCCCGATACGCTGTAAGACCAATCACCATCGCTTAGGGATTTCCAGTATCTGCCCTCTAGTGCAATGTATGGGTTGAACTTATACCCCGCTTGAAGCATAAACGCATCATACTCTACCTCATTACTTCCACTCCACTCTTCATAGACGCCATCGCCGCTATCTAACTCTTCTTCCCATCCGCTGAAATCTTCATCGAGTTTTGCCGCACTGTACGCAACCCCGATATAAAAACCGCTGTCGCTTACTGCCGGCGGAGCTTCTACTTCAACTACCGGTTCTACGGGCGCTTCGATGTCTCCTCCTGCTATGGCAAATGTTCCCATTGCCACTACTGCTGCCAGTGAAAGTGTAAATCTTTTCATCGTATCCTCCTTATATAAGTAAATTGAATTTCACAATATCATATAATTGCTTAAAACAATATAAATTTAAAAACCTGTGAACTTGCGGCATAAAAAATAGCAAAAAAAGAAGTATATTTCTAAAAGGATACGACACTTTAATCTTTATTGGAGTGCATTGTGTTAAATAGAGAAAATAGCCCGTGCTTTAGGGGCTTAAATGATATTTGCTGCAGTGTGTTAAATGAGTATTTGGTGGAGGTGTGGGGG is a window encoding:
- a CDS encoding alanine racemase, whose translation is MAFIILNKQHFYHNLNQIALKTGSVEKIGIVLKDNAYGHGIEEMAALSRAYGIKHAVVKNYKEAQKIKTLFDTVLILGGEFNEDETCSFALNGLEQIKKVPSGVRVELKVDTGMHRNGIAPDELDAALDLIRQRGLNLVGVMTHYRSADILSSELFWQQKCFENVKQKVKEAGFSTVRFHSHNSATIFRTHSFDEDLVRVGIGAYGYNELPDIYGKIDLKPVLSLYAKKVSPRVLRSGERVGYGGDFKASKTTKISTYDLGYGDGWRRGESKKPYITGEGVPILGRVSMDFLSLATDKDEVCIMNDAQKAARYFGTISYEMTTALSADIPRSVLDQ
- a CDS encoding GNAT family N-acetyltransferase, whose amino-acid sequence is MQFSIQPAKPGDFEQILAVLKPWNMHHIPSPEMEMIDFDTFFVAKMDGKIVGVSGYKMLSKEEGKTTLLAVYPEFQGSGIGKALQDKRLEAMHQAGIKSVTTNADRHDIIIWYKKHYGYKEIGKIKKVASFGLDDVKEWTTLQMDVKAYFVHKKEKETNKQRYILQNDPYPLSPYPPLIINACLTGMVPTKMSTRYVPISVDEIVQDAIRVYDAGARIVHLHARDKEGKPAHEARYYEEMITAIRQERPELICCVTTSGRNIKGIKERSQALYLSGKAKPDMASLTLGSLNFLSGPSINALDTIQELAMIMKEQGIKPELEVFDAGMINVAKYLERHNMIEGKKYFNLLLGNINTAPATIGDLAHLSGALPADSVWAAAGLGGFQLPMNVAGIVAGGHVRVGIEDAVYYDYKQTVSASNAELVSRIVRIADELQRPIATASQTRTMLGI